CAAGAGAACTTGACCCTTCAAATTACCATTTGTCTGCAATGAAATGATACCCTCTTAATGTTGAGGTTCTCAGTGGCACATGGCCAGGAGTTAGATCCAGAGACTATGACCTCTTCCACTTCATAAGCATCACTATACATCTTCCAGTCTGATTTAATTCTAGGATTTCATTACGAAATTATACAACCATTGAGTAACCACCAGGAGTCTAGCATCTCCTATTGACTTTACATAGGCATGGCCTGGCCAGGGTCAAGAGAGAAGACCACGAGTTTTGTACAATGTGGGCCGTGCCTCTTAGTAGTCTTACACACCTATATACATCTTCGACTTTTGGATATGCTTCCAAGCATCTAGGATATACATGCGAATGCTCCACAGAACGGATTTCACTCTATGTCTTGAACTTTGAAAGCCCCAAAGTAGGTCGCATCTTGATCCGGATCCAGCAGAGAGGGGTTGGACACCTGAAcgctgatttcttccccagctcgGAGCTTGAAAAACCCTCCAACGTTTATGGAGTAAAAGTGGAACTCAGAATTCCCTGACCAGTATTTGGTGCTTCCTCCCTTCATCAGGTTTTGATAATTTGGGATTTTGATACTGGTTTTAATGACATACACCATCAGCTGAAGATATTCGGAATCTAGGTCTCCCGATGTCTCGTGATGCCGGAAGCAAATGTTAGCGTACAGGTAATAGAAGCCATCTTGGTTAACCCTTAGCTTTCCGTTGCTTAACGTCATGTTGGAGATCTTGGCCCAGCCCCGATCGTGGTACCAAGAGGACAGACTGACTTTATGGGAACCTATAGAGGACAGAGGCACAAATTTAGAATCCACATCttggattaaaaaagaaaaaattcctcattttttttccatagGATAATAGGGTAGTGTTATATGCCAACACCACAGTCCTTATTCTAACATGGTAACTTACCTCTCATTTTCTATATGGGGATGGGTGCATTCAACTGAACTTAATGCTTTCTATCCTGTACACTGGAGGCACAAATCAAAGGTCCTCTATCTTTGCCCTTGAGGAAGCTACAGGATACGAGCAATGAGTGCAACATGGTTCAGAAAAGAAGCAAAGCTTAGAGGAGGTGCATAAAATTGCTGAgagttggggagggagggaggaatggagggagggagggaggaagagagggagggagggagggagggagggagggagggagggagggagggagggagggagggagggaagaagagagggagggagggagagggaggtgatTTCCACACAGAGGGGTCAAAACTGACTCCATGAAGATGCTACAATGCCTGGAAACATAAAAAGGAGAAGCCTGAGCCCCGTGGAGAGGAGCGGTTCCTTCCAGGGTGAAGAGGAGAATTAGCCAGAGTCAATTCAGATAGGAAAGAAATCAACTTGTACAGGAAGAGAATTTCCACCTGTCACATAATTTAACCTCCATTCATGGACAGGAGTCTGTAGAAGGATGTGAGAATCGGGTCAAAGAAGCTATGGGTAGGCCAATTCCATCTGAgtcatcatctgtctgtctatctatctatctatctatctatctatctatctatctatctatctatctatctactatcttcACCTTagccagagtcacacagctgAGAGTCTATCCCCAGAGAAGCCCAGACACAAAATGTCCTAGCTCCTCAACTTCATGCAATCCCACATCTACTACTGTTAAATCATCCCTGGTTCCATGTTTTCCTACAACCCCTTCTTGTTCAGAAATGAGGTGATAAGGGACGTCCATGCTATTGTTTCTGGAGAAGTCCACGTTCTGGAGAACATTGTAAATCAGCCATGTACCCAGTGTTTTTCATACTCCAGGTCTTTGATACACATTACCGGCTCTTTAAAAATTGGGGATACCCATAACAAATGAAATTATGCaatatgtgtacttgtgtggaCAGTAATTATTCTACCAGAGAAAATGGTAACTGAGAGGGTAAGGGTTTACAGaagcatgggaagaagaaaaggcctGCTACGTGTTTGCCTTAGGCTGCCAGGgttgtctcaggtcaggagggtAAAGAAGCAGTGAGAAGTTtgccattttttctttaaaaaaaaaatctatttatgttTCCTCTCCCTATCTATCTGCCCATCAGGAATCTAACTCCTGGTTCTGCAAGCCTATTTTTCCTTGAATCCAaagtgtggtgggggtgggggtggtggctgTCAACACCATCAATGTGAAAACCACAgctctcatctttaaaaaaaagtaaggcaTAGTTTACTCTGTAGCTATTTTGAGTAACCATGGCTCTCAGGtgataataaataagtaaaaaaaaaaaaaaaaaaaaaaaaggtcggAAACCACATCTTCCCTCCGAGGATTTTATAAAGAGTTGCAGCAAACTCACAGTGCCATCTCTCTGGAGCCAACAGGACAAACACAGTCAGCTGGTCTCAGACTAGGGGAACAGGGAAGAATTTGTTTCTGCAGCATAAAAACTTTGTTGGGTGTCATGCTGCCCACAGCTTGTTAGTATTGAGATGGTAAATGACAGAAATCAGTCAGGGAGCCCCAGAAAAGATAAGTATTACAAGGTCTTGCTCACGTGCAGAACCTACAAGATGCGTGCAtgcgcttgcacacacacacacacacacacacacacacaaccatgcaAATACAAGGGACACTATTTGGGATTGAATTTGACGGAAAGTGAATAAGGTCGAAATACAAGATATACTTGGACAAAAATGTTATTATGGTTTCAAAATTATGGTTTGCAACAATAtacttaaataaatttttaagaataaaaaaaataggggctggagagatggcttagtggttcagagcactgactgtttgtccagaggactctggttaaattcccagcacccagatgacagctcaaaactgtctgcaATTCAAATTCCAGGGGACCACACATCCATGACAAAACagcaatgaatataaaaataaataaaaaagaataaaataaataagcacaggGACTAACACTGAAGTCACCACCTCATGAGCTAGATTCCAAGTCATGAAAGTTGACAACTCTCTGGCTTGGTGGATCCAAGGAGATCTctgtattattaataataataataattatagtaataacaataataataccaCCTATACGATCTACCTTCCCACAGTAGCCTGAGTCCTGGAGGGACTTGAACACTTGTATCCTTCCCTAGAGAGTCGGATGATAAACCAGAGAATGATCTGTAGTCTTTTCGATGTGCCCTCTAAATCAAGCTACTGCAGAAATCAAACAGGAGATGGaaaaagtggtggtggtggtggggataaGGCAGTAGCCAATCTCCAGTGGGACAACCCATCATTAAATGATCAAGAAAACAAGGTTCCAGTTTCCAAAGAGGACAAACACCCAGCAAAATGCTACAGCCAGTCACCAGCCTCTGGGCACTGGACAGCAATCTTCCTTTGTTCCCACTGGAGGTCTTAACTCTGCTCTGGAGTCTAGTGCTCCAAGTACAAATACCACCCTAGGATCCCAAGAGAGTCAACATGAGACTGTCAAAGTCTGCTCAGTACATCATCAGAAAGGCTGACATGTTGACTCCTCCAGGCTGGTCCATGGCCACCTAATCCATGGGCAGAGCttaggaaattaaaaatattcccaTCTCAAGTTACTCCATTTTGTCTAGCTTCTTACCCAATTCCTACACTACACTTCCTTTCATTCGATCGTCACGTACAGGTTAAATTACTAAAGTGAGGTCTCTTCTTCCAACGGGCCCGCTCATGCTGGAGTTAGATAATGGTCAGGGAGGGCAAGAATGTAATACAAAATAGTGGGGAGAATAGATCGGAACCTTGACAGAGTACCATCCCTATAGTTCAGTGTGTCCAAAGCGACTCTATGCTATAATGTACTCTCTGCTTTTTCTACTCCATTCCTGTTCTCAAGTACCGATTCCTCCTGGTGATCAGACAAGAGGATACCCAACATGGTGCTTTCTATTTCTGCCTAAAATGAAGAATGACTCACTCTGTccaaaatgaagattttttttttaccaagtagGTGGTCCCTGGGATGCTTACCACTGATGGTGGGGAAGATAAGAAGTGAGcatataaaatatgatatttttattccATTGCCATTGCTGCCTGCTAGAAAGAGCAATGTTTGAGATCAGTGACAAGGGGACTGCCCAAAAGAAGCTGCAGAGATTCGTGATGTCAGCCAAGCTGAGCTTGGCGAGACAGAAGAGCTGGGAATATAGGAAGGTTCAAGTCAAAAATGGGTTGAGGAAGGGGAGCATATTGTTGgcgaaaaaaaaacccagtgggGTGTTCAGAAGGCCCACAGGTGAGTGAGCGGCTAGAAAGCCAGACAGTGCAAACAAAGGACTCACCAGAAGAGAGCAGTGGGGGATAGATGGGAAAACAGCTAGGTGAAGGCCTTGGCAGCCAGGATTTCTATTGCTAACGAGGCCTGCTGAGGGCCTCTTACCCCAGCCTGGCTGACCTCTCCAGCTCTCTGCTGGGCTCAGAGCTGCTAGATGTTGGACCTGGCCGGACCTCAGCAAACATTTAGCCTGCCCAGCTTCCGCCCATGTCCTGACCCCGCCCCCAAAGACGCCCTAATACTTGCCTCGAGAAACTTTTGAAACTGCAGCACAGTCCACATAGGACAGATTCTGACGGACTGTGTACGAATAAATATATAGCAGCGctccaaaataaaaacagcaagggAAAGCCAAGTTCCTCGGAATCATTCAGTACCAGCCGGCATTGGGAGAACAATGGGTTAGAGGGGCTGTTGGCCCAACCGGAGCCGCTGACTCCATTTTCTTAAATGGAATCACAGAGCGGTTCGTTTCCCTGCACCCTAAAACCAAATAGCTGTCGGAACATAACCAGGAGCTCTGCCTGGAGTTTTGGCACCGGTTAAATTCTAGGTGCCTGCAGAGGAAGCTTTATAGCTAAAACACGCTCGCCGTTGCCAAGCCGACTTTGGCACACCATCGCAGGCAATATTTATCCTATGCCATTTAAAGTGAACTGAAAAGATAAATGTAGGGTACATTCACAGCACACGCAGCCCATGCACTGGTATTAATTTGATTGTCTTTGTGAGCATGCAAACTAGTTTTGCCACTCAGGGGAAATTAGCGTCGCTCCcccaccaggcacacacagacagaaaactatGCGGATCAGAACATGCAGCCTCGAGAATCTCCTAACAGCTCAAGAGTTGGTTCCTCACCGTTTGTATCTTCaatcagaacaacaacaacaacaaaattctctCTATGGCCTATGCTAGGATAACGGCTcgaaattatttattaaaagatgGACTTTTATTACTTACAAGACTCTTAAAAAGTtaaactcaaaaaaagaaacaaaaatcctaCCTTAAGCCATTtgtagaataaaatgaaatttgcatAATGGCTTAATCAAGCTCAAATAATAATTGTAAATCACATCCGGTGAGTGTAATAATATTCCTCCTTCTACCCAATATATATCATGTATAGCTTCCCCATAACGTGGATATTACTTCTATGACTTCTGTAGCTGAGGTACAGATTCCAGTACTGCGTACAAGGTCACAGACCCAAGCAGACATCAACCCTGGTCATCAGacaccaaatatatatatatatcagacaccaaacatatatatatatatatatatatatatatatatatatatatatatgacatttgCATTACTTCCTTCTGACAAAGCCACCCTACCACAGCTACCTTGCAGCCTGCTTCTAGGAAAATACCCAGCACTGGCCTGGGAGTTAAGTAGAGTGGAAAGTCAACTTCTAATCTCTTTACCACGGTGACCTTAAGCAAGCGACAAACTATGCAAAGCACCATCTCACTGGCTGCATGACCCGAATGGTAACTGCTACCTTGCATGAGGATGGGAAGGCACAGCAGAAGACCTAAGCCTAGGAGGTGCTCAGTATGGAGGATGCAGTAGCACTAACAGGATGCTATCACTCTCTCGGAAGAGAACGTTCACTGGGATCCTTGTCTTCCTTGCCTAGCCCGTGGTGAGTAGCCAGTGGATGCATTGAGGTAGCTACAGGCTTTTTGGGTCCTCATTTTCAAAAGTAACTGGGTCTCTGGCCTGTGAAACTAGATGTTTACCAGGGAGCGGGAGGAGGAGCATGAGCTGAAGCGACAGgctatctcagcctcctgaagaCGGCTGTCGTGCCAAAGGAAAACTCTCTGGCTTGCTGAATGACGTCATCCACCAAGGAGGTCAGGATTGGGATGCCTTTGATACCAAGCATGAGTGAGTGAAAACACATGGCCACTGTGTTCCCGACCAGCAGGTATTTAAAAGAAACACCCACTTCCGTATCCGAAAATGAATACAGGGATGATGTGGACTGCGCATGATTGACAAGTAGGGGCCAATTGAACGGTTTGCCTCTTCCTTTCGGTTGAGAAGTCAAGACCCAAAAGTGTTAGTAACGGGCTAAGGGAAGGTTTGAGCATGTCCATGGGTTGAGGGCTGAAAAACTGAAATACATTTTCAGGCAGAGCGTAAATATAACTTACCCGTTGGGATGTTGGCAGCATTAATGGTGAGATGAGCAAAGGGCTGCATCTCCGACTTGCCCCGCTGAGCCAGATCGAACAATGAACCTTCCATCATAGCTGCGGATGACAGAACCAGGTGAGCTTAGAGATTACAGACCGTCCGGGACTTCAAACACTCATGCAAACTCGTGATTACCTGGAACTCCTGTGAAGCGCTGCGGCCCAACGATATGTTGTAATTCctgaaataaaagagaattttatCCATCAGCTCATTCTTTTTGTAAAGTAGTAAAAATACGTAGATTACCAGATGTACAATCAGCCAGGGTGTTTTACGATGTGGCAGCAAAGTCCCTGCATCTCGTAATCCTAGATTCTGAACCCCAAAAACACTTAAAaagtccaacacacacacacatacagagtcaAACAAACCTTTGGggcaagaaaagaaagcaagagacaAATTAGCTTATAAAACCAAATAATTgagcataatttaaaaaatctgtaaCAGGTATACAAATGGAAATGAAGTAAGCCAGGAAAgtaacaaatacacaaaatgcATGACTCTCTTTGGTGCGCAGGGGGCCTCCTTTTGTGTAAGTCAGTAGTGAATTCCTACTATAATACAGAGGCTTAGCCCACAAGAAAGAGAAGGATGTCTGGTTCACTCAAAAAGTGATTTGTtcttgttggtggtgatggtgtttaAATCACAGTGTATTTAAAGAACTATATGAAGGTCTAAGAGCTTTTAGTATGTCAATAATTAACTTAAAATTCTGTTACAAACAAGTCTAGAAGCATAGGCCAGGAAAAGAATGAATGCAGGTAGATAGGTATCAGAAACTGCATATTTAACTTGAGCTCCCAGAATGAAGTCTCTAGCAAGTGACCACATGTTCACCCGATTCAGACATTAGCTAACGTGAAATGTCCCATAAGGGAGAGCAGGTCAAAGCTCTAGCTTTCGCCTTGGTTCAAATCTTAAAGAGCAGCCTACTGGGAAGGTCAGATGAGATAAGGCAGGTGAGTCTCCAGCCACGTGCCCAGTAAAGTCAGATACCCAGATGCTATCAGCGCAGGACAGTGTCCTCGTTCCCTTGCTAGAACAACAGTCCTGCTGACCACCCACCCCTCCACCTCATCTAAAGGACAGGCCATGGAATGAGAGATCTCCCTATCCAGAGAGGCTTTCAGCTATACAGTAAGGCCATCAAGTGGACACTCAGAATAACACAAGCTCAACCCTTAGCAATGAGAAGCCACCTGGAGATAACATTAGTTCTTCCTTATTCTTCTCTTCACCTTCAGTGCCCTCAAAGGAGGGAAGGATCTAGTCTGTTGTTCATAACTCTTGGAGAATCCACAGAGGTTATATAAGGTCAGCCTCTGCCCTGGCCTACACTTGGGTCCTTGTACAGCCTGAAGTTCACTGTACGGAATTTTAAGCAGATGGTGGTCCCTTGCATTGAACAATGTGATGGCTCTCGGTCATCTTTCTGtccctccccacttctgctgACCTCCAGTCTCACAGGTCTCTTTTCAGGATTCTCAATGGTGTCCCAATTTCTGGAATCTCCTGGTTTGGCTCACATGACATTCACACTGCagattatgtgtatatatatatatatatatatatacacatatacatgtgtatatcatatatatcatatacatgtatatgattgtgtatatatagttacatatataaaaattatgcaTGTGATTATGTGTACAACCATATACTTAATCATATATAGTATACTTTAATAACTACATATATtcttatgcatttatatatacatatggtaCCTCATTATACATTGTGactttatatgtttatatatatagtgTCTCTATATCCATTATGTATATCTACACATAGATATCACATACACATACTGCATCTTTACCTGATTAGAATAGGCATCTTAGAGACAGAGTTGTATTCTGAGGCTTACAGCCACGCCCACATTGTCCCCCAGCTCTAACCTGCACCACTGGCAGGAGAGCAGATGTGTACCATGTCCTTACAGAGCTCTTCCCTGACTTtctacacacacaga
Above is a window of Microtus pennsylvanicus isolate mMicPen1 chromosome 15, mMicPen1.hap1, whole genome shotgun sequence DNA encoding:
- the Tnfsf11 gene encoding tumor necrosis factor ligand superfamily member 11, which codes for MRRASRDYSKYLRGSEEMGGGPGTPHEGPLHPMPSAPAAPPPPAASRSMFLALLGLGLGQVVCSVALFLYFRAQMDPHRISEDGTRCIYRILRLHENTGLQDSTMESDDTDALSESCRRMKQAFHGAVQKELQHIVGPQRFTGVPAMMEGSLFDLAQRGKSEMQPFAHLTINAANIPTGSHKVSLSSWYHDRGWAKISNMTLSNGKLRVNQDGFYYLYANICFRHHETSGDLDSEYLQLMVYVIKTSIKIPNYQNLMKGGSTKYWSGNSEFHFYSINVGGFFKLRAGEEISVQVSNPSLLDPDQDATYFGAFKVQDIE